Proteins encoded in a region of the Gemmatimonadaceae bacterium genome:
- a CDS encoding HD domain-containing phosphohydrolase: MSEPARFLTSLAQALSTMTLYADGHPARERAIDLAFEQLRALQAVDSHPQFSFLGYDVVYGNVALRELKEWDWGVRLANAGIQRLEFSYDVTRDDFEVFLDECLARLTLQFIDSATRSPERKTAIRFGAIGVKGAEGMIRPEDLLPTATIAYSLQEEADTIRWLHDEVEVRGELPLLEAESVVKSLSVAMHGDREIVIPLLQLKEFDQYTTTHSLNVSVLAMALAEYMGMGPKDVRGFGVAGLLHDLGKVRIPKEVLTKPGKLTDDEWTIMRRHPVDGAKIIYESDRQLDLASAVAYEHHIMINGGGYPNRHFQRDCHKASKLVHICDVYDALRTNRPYREAWDAERVLSQIEKGIGWDFDEEPARAFIQMMGQWERRVAVVDDKTPLPQYAAAMAAAASEAGTAATPPAGFPAVPDSPDAAAPGAPPAP; encoded by the coding sequence GTGAGCGAACCGGCACGATTCCTGACGTCACTGGCGCAGGCGCTGTCCACGATGACGCTGTACGCGGACGGCCATCCCGCCCGCGAACGCGCCATCGACCTGGCGTTCGAGCAACTGCGCGCACTGCAGGCGGTCGACTCACATCCGCAGTTCTCGTTCCTCGGCTACGATGTCGTCTACGGCAACGTCGCGTTGCGCGAGTTGAAGGAGTGGGACTGGGGGGTGCGCCTGGCCAACGCCGGCATCCAGCGCCTCGAGTTCAGCTACGACGTGACGCGCGACGACTTCGAGGTCTTCCTCGACGAATGCCTGGCGCGACTGACCCTGCAGTTCATCGACTCGGCCACACGAAGTCCGGAACGAAAGACGGCCATCCGGTTTGGCGCGATCGGCGTGAAGGGCGCAGAAGGCATGATAAGGCCGGAGGACCTGCTGCCGACGGCGACCATCGCCTATTCCCTGCAGGAAGAGGCCGACACCATCCGCTGGCTGCACGACGAAGTGGAGGTGCGCGGCGAACTCCCGCTGCTGGAAGCGGAGTCAGTCGTGAAGTCGCTGTCCGTGGCGATGCACGGAGACCGGGAGATCGTGATTCCGCTGCTGCAGTTGAAGGAGTTCGACCAGTACACGACCACGCACTCGCTCAACGTCTCGGTGCTGGCGATGGCGTTGGCCGAGTACATGGGGATGGGCCCCAAGGACGTGCGCGGCTTCGGCGTGGCCGGGCTGCTGCATGACCTCGGCAAGGTGCGCATTCCGAAGGAAGTGCTCACCAAACCCGGCAAGCTGACGGACGACGAGTGGACGATCATGCGGCGGCATCCGGTGGACGGCGCCAAGATCATCTACGAGAGCGATCGCCAACTGGATCTCGCGTCGGCGGTCGCGTATGAGCACCACATCATGATCAACGGCGGCGGCTATCCGAACCGCCACTTCCAGCGGGACTGCCACAAGGCGAGCAAGCTGGTGCACATCTGCGACGTCTACGATGCGTTGCGCACCAACCGGCCGTATCGCGAGGCGTGGGACGCCGAACGCGTGCTCTCGCAGATCGAGAAGGGAATCGGCTGGGACTTCGACGAGGAGCCAGCGCGCGCCTTCATCCAGATGATGGGACAATGGGAGCGTCGCGTCGCGGTCGTGGACGACAAGACGCCGCTGCCGCAATACGCCGCGGCGATGGCCGCGGCGGCCAGCGAGGCGGGGACGGCGGCGACGCCTCCCGCCGGTTTCCCGGCGGTGCCAGATTCACCGGACGCCGCTGCCCCAGGCGCACCACCCGCCCCATGA
- a CDS encoding alkaline phosphatase family protein, with amino-acid sequence MRPFALVLSLAVLSACTPTPNSKPTSTTLDEGPRRLPTGRVLDPNGTVWPVGSMPLAMTLSPSGREVVVLLNGWREQGVQVVDRTSGRILQTLPQAAAFLGLTFSPDGRTLYASGGNQDVVYRYAWADGRATLTDSIVIEPKAPGKNGKRYPAGIALSPDGARLYVAENLTDSLAVVDLATASVVQRLGVERYPYAVVVDAQGRVYVSSWGGSTVAAFTPTLDGLAPAGRMSGGRHPSALLLNRDGSRLFVASGSTDRITVLDPRRRRLITSIVVTPPGGPGEGSTPNALALSDDGRRLFVAEADNNAVALIDLASETAGVPDATGADTVAGRVPVEWYPTAVIVRGDSLLTLTGKGHGTGPNREGPRPGRGRDDAGFDKTQYTLGQTTGSLVTSLVARADVVGLGPLSARVARANRWGGPREKFSYPPLEHVIYIIKENRTYDQVLGDLPQGDGDTSLTFFPRAVSPNHHALAERFGLFDRFLVNAEVSPDGHNWSMAAYTTDYLQKTVPSNYSSRGRTYDWEGTNRGRVPENDDDVAEPANGYLWNLAQRAGISFRNFGEFVIPANVDRDDPMPTGYKGNKPFLRAHTSPTYPSYDLEIRDQRRVDAWLGEFTGWVKRGSMPRLQIMRLPNDHTSGARAGAPTPRAHVADNDLALGRVVEALSSSPFWKNTVVFVLEDDAQNGPDHVDSHRSPLFVISPYSAGGVIHRFANTTDVLLTIEEILGLGSLSQFDYFGQPLREIWRKDPDLRPYVAIVPGINFDEVNRPNTREARESARLDLRFEDIADEDLFNRVLWRTIKGEAVPYPGARRIPLLELARAR; translated from the coding sequence ATGCGCCCCTTCGCTCTCGTACTCTCGCTGGCCGTTCTCTCGGCTTGCACCCCGACGCCGAACTCGAAGCCCACATCCACGACGTTGGATGAGGGGCCCCGGCGGCTTCCAACCGGCCGGGTACTCGACCCGAACGGCACGGTGTGGCCCGTCGGCTCCATGCCGCTGGCCATGACGCTGTCGCCGAGCGGTCGTGAAGTCGTGGTTCTGCTCAACGGCTGGCGGGAGCAGGGCGTGCAGGTCGTGGACCGGACCTCAGGTCGCATTCTGCAGACGCTGCCGCAGGCGGCGGCCTTCCTGGGTCTCACATTCTCACCCGACGGTCGCACGCTATATGCGAGCGGCGGCAATCAGGATGTCGTCTACCGCTATGCCTGGGCCGACGGCCGGGCTACGCTCACGGACTCGATCGTCATCGAGCCAAAGGCGCCGGGAAAGAACGGCAAGCGCTATCCAGCCGGCATCGCGCTCTCGCCCGACGGCGCGCGCCTGTATGTCGCCGAGAACCTCACCGATTCACTGGCCGTGGTGGACCTGGCCACCGCGAGCGTCGTGCAGCGGCTCGGTGTCGAGCGCTACCCGTATGCGGTCGTCGTTGATGCCCAAGGCAGGGTGTATGTGTCATCGTGGGGTGGCTCGACGGTCGCCGCCTTCACGCCGACTCTCGATGGGCTCGCCCCGGCAGGACGCATGAGCGGCGGGCGGCATCCGTCGGCCCTGCTGCTCAATCGCGACGGCAGCCGACTCTTCGTCGCCTCCGGTTCCACGGATCGCATCACGGTGCTGGACCCTCGCCGGCGTCGCCTGATCACCAGCATTGTCGTCACGCCACCGGGCGGACCTGGTGAGGGCTCGACACCCAACGCGCTCGCGCTTTCCGATGATGGTCGTCGCCTGTTCGTGGCCGAGGCCGACAACAATGCCGTGGCGTTGATCGATCTGGCCTCGGAAACCGCCGGCGTGCCAGATGCCACTGGCGCGGATACCGTGGCAGGCCGCGTCCCCGTGGAATGGTATCCGACCGCCGTCATCGTGCGCGGTGATTCCCTGCTCACGCTGACCGGGAAGGGGCACGGAACGGGACCGAACCGGGAAGGTCCGCGTCCAGGACGCGGGCGTGATGACGCCGGCTTTGACAAGACCCAATACACACTCGGCCAGACCACGGGTTCATTGGTCACGTCGCTGGTGGCACGCGCGGACGTGGTCGGCTTGGGGCCGTTGTCGGCGCGCGTGGCGCGGGCGAATCGCTGGGGGGGGCCGCGCGAGAAGTTCTCGTACCCGCCCCTGGAGCACGTGATCTACATCATCAAGGAGAACCGCACCTACGACCAGGTGCTCGGCGACCTGCCGCAGGGTGACGGGGATACGTCGCTCACGTTCTTCCCGCGCGCCGTCTCGCCCAACCATCACGCACTGGCTGAACGGTTTGGCCTCTTCGATCGCTTCCTCGTGAACGCGGAGGTCAGCCCGGACGGGCATAACTGGTCCATGGCGGCGTACACCACCGACTACCTGCAGAAGACCGTGCCGTCCAACTACTCCAGCCGGGGGCGGACCTACGACTGGGAAGGGACGAACCGCGGACGGGTGCCCGAGAACGACGACGACGTCGCCGAACCCGCGAATGGATATCTGTGGAATCTCGCGCAGCGCGCCGGCATCTCGTTCCGCAACTTCGGCGAGTTCGTGATTCCGGCAAACGTCGACCGCGACGACCCGATGCCCACGGGCTACAAGGGGAACAAGCCCTTCCTTCGCGCGCATACGAGTCCCACCTATCCCTCGTACGACCTCGAGATCCGCGATCAGCGACGCGTCGACGCCTGGCTCGGCGAGTTTACCGGGTGGGTCAAGCGTGGCAGCATGCCGCGCCTGCAGATCATGCGCCTGCCCAACGATCATACGTCGGGCGCGCGTGCCGGGGCGCCGACGCCGCGGGCACACGTTGCAGACAACGATCTCGCGTTGGGCCGTGTCGTCGAGGCGCTCTCCTCGTCGCCTTTCTGGAAGAACACCGTGGTCTTCGTGCTCGAAGACGACGCGCAGAATGGCCCCGACCACGTCGACTCGCACCGGTCGCCGCTGTTCGTCATATCGCCCTACTCGGCGGGCGGCGTGATTCACCGGTTCGCGAACACGACCGATGTGCTCCTGACGATCGAGGAGATTTTGGGGCTCGGCTCGCTGAGCCAGTTCGACTACTTCGGCCAGCCGCTGCGCGAGATCTGGCGCAAGGACCCCGATTTGCGCCCGTACGTGGCCATCGTGCCTGGCATCAACTTCGATGAAGTCAACCGGCCCAACACGCGGGAGGCCCGCGAGTCGGCCCGGCTTGACCTGCGCTTCGAGGACATTGCGGACGAAGACCTCTTCAACCGCGTCCTCTGGCGTACGATCAAGGGAGAGGCGGTGCCGTATCCCGGTGCGCGCCGCATTCCGCTGCTCGAACTCGCCCGCGCCCGGTGA
- a CDS encoding lysylphosphatidylglycerol synthase transmembrane domain-containing protein, translating to MSRKRWLLVALSFFAAIAMSTAVVWRGWRHDGNTPVLPWYVHVAAFLVFAFEVLARATKVQWGAKALRIPLRWMTAFRVSVGGDFGASITPSRAGAEPARFLMLAEGGVSTGPALLILFFELALELVSLVVVCAILAVFTESGALAGGMIGVIGGYALFLIGVAVAAFVIASRRTIGPPPRWLRLLGIHAGRWRAIRRALRHVRTGMDGLRRARPGAMLVAFALSMAHVALRIAMLPVIVLGSGVSAPWTPLIVWPLLLLYGGALAPAPAGGGAVEFAFAVGLRNVLGPSELAGALVWWRFYSFYIYLIAGAIVAGTTVLRAINGAAKKSRRDPSPPLHADLG from the coding sequence GTGAGCCGCAAGCGCTGGCTGCTGGTCGCGCTGTCGTTCTTCGCCGCCATCGCCATGTCGACGGCGGTGGTCTGGCGTGGCTGGCGGCATGACGGGAACACGCCGGTGCTCCCGTGGTATGTGCACGTGGCGGCGTTTCTCGTCTTCGCCTTCGAGGTGCTCGCGAGGGCGACCAAGGTGCAGTGGGGAGCCAAGGCGCTGCGCATTCCACTGCGCTGGATGACGGCGTTCCGCGTCAGCGTCGGCGGTGACTTTGGCGCCTCCATCACGCCATCGCGCGCCGGCGCCGAGCCGGCGCGGTTCCTGATGCTCGCGGAAGGCGGCGTGTCCACCGGCCCCGCCTTGCTCATTCTCTTTTTCGAGCTCGCGCTCGAGTTAGTGTCGCTCGTGGTCGTTTGCGCGATCCTCGCCGTCTTCACCGAGAGCGGGGCGTTGGCAGGCGGCATGATTGGCGTCATTGGCGGTTACGCACTGTTCCTCATCGGTGTTGCCGTGGCGGCGTTCGTGATCGCGAGCCGACGCACCATTGGCCCGCCGCCTCGCTGGCTGCGCCTGCTCGGCATTCATGCCGGTCGCTGGCGCGCGATTCGCCGCGCGCTGCGGCATGTGCGCACCGGCATGGACGGACTGCGACGGGCGCGCCCCGGTGCGATGCTCGTCGCCTTCGCGCTGTCCATGGCGCACGTGGCGCTGCGGATCGCCATGTTGCCCGTCATCGTGCTCGGCAGCGGGGTTTCCGCTCCCTGGACGCCGCTCATCGTCTGGCCTCTCCTGCTGCTGTACGGCGGCGCCCTCGCGCCGGCGCCGGCGGGCGGCGGCGCGGTGGAGTTCGCCTTCGCCGTCGGCCTGCGAAACGTGCTCGGTCCGTCGGAACTTGCCGGCGCGCTGGTCTGGTGGCGATTCTACTCGTTCTACATCTACTTGATCGCCGGCGCGATCGTCGCGGGCACAACGGTGCTTCGGGCGATCAACGGCGCCGCAAAGAAATCCCGCCGTGACCCTTCTCCGCCCCTTCACGCAGACCTGGGCTGA
- the tkt gene encoding transketolase → MAASDALDRLAINTVRTLAMDAVQAADSGHPGTPMALAPLTYALFTRHLRHAPSNPHWQDRDRFVLSAGHASMLLYGTLFMSGYELTLDDLKNFRQWRSKTPGHPEVGHTAGVETTTGPLGQGIANAVGLALAERTLAATFNKPGHQIIDHHTWFIAGDGCLMEGISHEAASFAGHQKLGKLIGFFDDNGISIDGRTDLTCSDDAAKRFEAYGWQVLHIADVNDQAAIDRAVAEAKAETKRPTLVITRSVIGFGSPNRAGTAKAHGEPLGKDEIALTKKALGWPHAEPFVVPEEAVAHWRAQVVAHGEAAQQDWMKRFMFFTKANPEDAKELGRRWHGDLPANWGTHLPVFTAENGAVASRAASGAVINAIAPHVPELLGGSADLAGSNLTMVKGAAGVSAEHPDGRNLFFGIREHAMGAIMNGMALHGGFIPYGGTFLVFADYMRPAIRLAALMKQHVIYVFTHDSIGLGEDGPTHQPVEHITSLRCIPNLLVVRPADASEVAESWRVALEHKDGPVALILSRQKLPFIDRTNRTAAVHAARGAYVLGNTLDGTVPKAIVMATGSEVSIALAAQQMLADDGISVRVVSAPSLELFAQQEPKWREAVLPTGIPRVAIEAGHPMSWYRWVGERGKVIGIETFGASAPAPKLYAEYGITANAVVTAVKSLVN, encoded by the coding sequence GTGGCTGCTTCCGACGCCCTTGATCGCCTCGCCATCAATACGGTCCGCACCCTCGCCATGGACGCGGTGCAAGCCGCGGATTCCGGGCACCCCGGGACGCCGATGGCGCTTGCCCCGCTGACCTACGCGCTCTTCACCAGGCACCTGCGCCACGCGCCGTCGAACCCGCACTGGCAGGATCGCGACCGATTCGTCCTCTCGGCCGGCCATGCCTCGATGCTGCTCTACGGCACCCTGTTCATGTCCGGGTACGAGCTGACGCTCGATGACCTCAAGAACTTCCGGCAGTGGAGGAGCAAGACACCCGGACATCCCGAAGTGGGCCACACGGCCGGGGTGGAGACGACCACGGGGCCGCTCGGCCAGGGCATTGCCAACGCGGTGGGCTTGGCGCTGGCCGAACGAACGCTTGCCGCGACTTTCAACAAGCCCGGTCACCAAATTATCGACCACCATACGTGGTTCATCGCCGGCGATGGTTGCCTGATGGAGGGGATCTCGCACGAGGCGGCCTCGTTTGCCGGCCACCAGAAGCTTGGCAAGCTGATCGGTTTCTTTGACGACAACGGCATCTCCATTGACGGGCGCACCGACCTCACCTGCAGCGACGATGCCGCCAAGCGTTTCGAGGCCTACGGCTGGCAGGTGCTGCACATCGCCGACGTCAACGATCAGGCCGCGATCGACCGTGCCGTCGCCGAGGCGAAGGCCGAGACGAAGCGCCCCACGCTCGTCATCACCCGGAGTGTCATCGGCTTCGGTTCGCCCAATCGGGCTGGAACGGCCAAGGCTCACGGCGAACCGCTGGGGAAGGACGAAATTGCGCTCACCAAGAAGGCGCTCGGCTGGCCCCATGCCGAACCGTTCGTTGTGCCGGAGGAGGCGGTGGCCCACTGGCGCGCCCAGGTGGTCGCCCACGGCGAGGCCGCACAGCAGGACTGGATGAAGCGGTTCATGTTCTTCACCAAGGCCAATCCCGAGGATGCCAAGGAACTGGGCCGGCGTTGGCATGGGGATCTCCCGGCCAACTGGGGAACCCATCTTCCCGTCTTCACCGCCGAGAACGGGGCCGTGGCCAGCCGGGCGGCAAGCGGCGCGGTCATCAACGCCATTGCCCCGCACGTGCCGGAACTGCTCGGCGGGTCCGCCGACCTCGCGGGCTCGAACCTCACGATGGTCAAGGGTGCTGCCGGCGTCTCCGCCGAGCACCCTGATGGTCGCAACCTGTTTTTCGGCATTCGCGAGCACGCGATGGGCGCCATCATGAACGGCATGGCGCTGCACGGCGGGTTTATACCGTACGGCGGAACGTTCCTCGTCTTTGCCGATTATATGCGCCCGGCAATTCGCCTGGCAGCGCTGATGAAGCAGCACGTCATCTATGTCTTCACGCACGACTCCATCGGGTTGGGCGAAGACGGCCCGACGCATCAGCCCGTGGAACACATCACGTCGCTGCGCTGCATTCCCAACCTGCTGGTCGTGCGCCCGGCTGACGCGAGTGAGGTCGCCGAGTCGTGGCGCGTCGCGCTTGAACACAAGGACGGCCCGGTCGCGCTGATCCTGTCGCGGCAGAAGCTCCCTTTCATCGACCGTACCAATCGCACGGCGGCGGTGCACGCCGCCCGTGGCGCGTACGTGCTGGGCAACACGCTCGACGGCACCGTCCCCAAGGCCATCGTGATGGCCACCGGGTCGGAGGTGTCGATCGCCCTGGCCGCACAGCAGATGCTGGCGGACGATGGCATTTCGGTGCGCGTCGTCAGCGCGCCGTCGCTCGAACTCTTCGCGCAGCAGGAACCCAAGTGGCGCGAAGCCGTGCTGCCCACGGGTATTCCGCGCGTCGCCATCGAAGCAGGTCACCCGATGAGCTGGTACCGCTGGGTCGGCGAGCGTGGCAAGGTGATCGGCATCGAGACCTTCGGCGCATCGGCGCCGGCGCCCAAGCTCTACGCCGAGTACGGTATCACCGCCAATGCCGTGGTCACCGCCGTCAAGTCGCTGGTCAACTGA
- a CDS encoding sensor domain-containing diguanylate cyclase produces the protein MTSPNDPTARFRSLKHPGALLALMENLRESFYILNARGEVVDANPAFLSMLGVRALDDLRSYSLSDMVADPRRRMEELETLDTTGFVRDFEIEIVRPDGAERTVLDSCYVCVDAATNEPFYHGVMVDITDRKRQEDALREQSVRDPLTGCYNRRYLEQIEPELESSESPFGCIFIDIDHFKQYNDLHGHAMGDTTLVRMSRFLMRQVRAEEPVIRLGGDEFLLVLNPADEDAVEMVARRLQLAAIRTAPVPFSLGWSARRPGESVQDTVNRADQRLLSVRVMERSGKRSATPPE, from the coding sequence ATGACGTCACCGAACGATCCGACGGCCCGCTTCCGGTCGCTGAAGCATCCAGGCGCGCTTCTCGCGCTGATGGAGAACCTGCGCGAGTCGTTCTACATCCTGAACGCCCGCGGCGAAGTGGTGGACGCGAACCCGGCCTTCCTTTCCATGCTCGGCGTCCGCGCCCTCGATGACCTGCGCTCGTATTCGTTGTCGGATATGGTGGCCGACCCGCGGAGGCGAATGGAGGAACTCGAGACGCTCGATACCACAGGGTTCGTGCGCGACTTCGAGATCGAAATCGTGCGTCCCGACGGCGCCGAGCGCACGGTGCTGGACAGCTGCTACGTGTGCGTTGACGCGGCCACCAACGAGCCGTTCTACCACGGCGTGATGGTGGACATCACAGACCGCAAGCGGCAGGAAGACGCGTTGCGCGAACAAAGCGTGCGCGATCCGCTGACCGGCTGCTATAACCGGCGCTACCTCGAGCAGATCGAACCGGAACTGGAGAGCTCCGAGTCGCCCTTCGGCTGCATCTTCATCGACATCGATCATTTCAAGCAGTACAACGACCTGCACGGCCATGCGATGGGCGACACCACGCTCGTGCGCATGAGCCGGTTCCTGATGCGTCAGGTGCGGGCGGAGGAGCCGGTGATTCGCCTGGGCGGCGATGAGTTCCTGCTGGTGCTGAATCCAGCGGATGAAGACGCGGTCGAGATGGTGGCGCGCCGCCTGCAGCTGGCGGCCATTCGCACGGCGCCGGTGCCGTTCAGCCTGGGCTGGAGCGCCCGGCGGCCGGGCGAATCGGTGCAGGACACGGTGAACCGGGCGGACCAGCGCCTGCTCTCGGTGCGCGTGATGGAGCGTTCGGGCAAGCGGAGCGCGACTCCGCCGGAGTGA
- a CDS encoding MFS transporter: MTITPTGPYAALLHPNFRRYVVGLLAFTMAVQIQGTVVGWQIYELTHDKLALGLIGLAEALPFIGFALYAGHVADRHDRRRVAILALSVLVLCSVALLVLPMALPHSPRRVTTLIYVTMVASGVARSFLQPARQALSQELVPRALFHNAVTWRSGTWQLAAVMGPAIGGALYAVGGTTVAYAGDVLLIVIGLLAIVSIQHRSVINRDHTNDVGESLGEGLRFVFREPILLSALSLDLFSVFFGGATALLPVFADDILHVGPQGLGMLRAAPALGAVVTSLIIVHRPPFERAGRTLALAVCGFGVFTIGFGLSTSFWLSVLMLALAGASDMVSVSIRSNLLQTITPTHLFGRVSSVNSVFVGSSNEIGMFESGVTAQLFGTVPSVLLGGFATLLVVAVIFTRNPALRGLRRIHELGEWSGAVPVLERSGGTTARASPRRGA; the protein is encoded by the coding sequence GTGACTATCACCCCCACCGGCCCGTATGCGGCGCTGTTGCACCCCAACTTCCGGCGATACGTCGTGGGGCTGCTGGCCTTCACGATGGCCGTGCAGATCCAGGGAACCGTCGTCGGGTGGCAAATCTACGAACTGACCCACGACAAGCTGGCACTGGGCCTCATTGGACTGGCCGAGGCGCTGCCGTTCATCGGGTTTGCGCTGTATGCGGGGCACGTGGCCGACCGGCACGACCGACGTCGCGTGGCGATCCTGGCACTCTCGGTGCTAGTGCTGTGCTCCGTGGCGCTCCTCGTGCTGCCGATGGCCCTGCCGCACAGCCCGCGCCGGGTGACCACGCTGATCTACGTGACTATGGTGGCCAGCGGTGTGGCGCGGAGCTTCCTCCAGCCGGCGCGCCAGGCGTTGAGCCAGGAGCTGGTGCCGCGCGCGCTCTTCCACAACGCGGTCACCTGGCGCAGCGGGACATGGCAGTTGGCGGCGGTGATGGGTCCGGCCATCGGCGGCGCGCTCTACGCCGTTGGCGGAACGACGGTGGCGTATGCCGGCGACGTGCTCCTCATCGTCATCGGGTTGCTCGCCATCGTCTCGATCCAGCATCGGAGCGTCATCAATCGTGATCACACCAATGATGTGGGTGAGAGTCTCGGCGAGGGGCTTCGGTTTGTCTTCCGTGAGCCCATCCTGCTGAGCGCACTTTCGCTTGACCTGTTCTCGGTCTTCTTCGGCGGCGCGACCGCGCTGCTTCCTGTCTTTGCGGACGACATCCTCCACGTTGGACCGCAGGGATTGGGGATGCTGCGGGCCGCGCCCGCGCTTGGCGCCGTCGTGACGTCACTGATCATCGTGCACCGTCCGCCATTCGAACGTGCGGGGCGCACGCTGGCGCTGGCCGTGTGCGGATTCGGCGTCTTCACGATCGGGTTCGGGCTTTCCACGTCATTCTGGCTGTCCGTCCTGATGCTGGCGCTGGCCGGGGCGTCGGACATGGTGAGTGTCTCGATCCGTTCGAACCTGTTGCAGACCATCACCCCGACACATCTTTTTGGACGTGTGTCGTCGGTGAACAGCGTGTTTGTGGGTTCGTCGAACGAGATCGGGATGTTCGAGAGCGGTGTCACGGCGCAGCTGTTCGGCACGGTGCCGTCGGTGCTGCTCGGCGGCTTCGCGACGCTGCTCGTGGTGGCCGTGATCTTCACGCGGAATCCGGCGTTGCGCGGGCTCCGGCGGATCCATGAGCTGGGGGAATGGTCAGGGGCCGTACCCGTCCTGGAACGATCAGGAGGGACGACGGCGCGCGCGTCGCCGCGAAGGGGCGCGTAA